The Streptomyces hundungensis genome contains the following window.
GCGACCTCGGCCTCGCAGCCGGCGTGCGCGGCGAAGAGCTCGATCACCTCGTCCTGGATCAGCGTGGAGTCCACGTCCATCACGACGAGCCGCTGGGCCCGGCGGTGCAGGCCCGCCGAGACGACGGCCACGTCCACGCCACGAGCGGCGGCCTCGGTCGCGAGCGCGGTGCGCAGCGTTCCCGTCGCCACGCCGGAGACCGCGAACTCCACGGCGGTGACGGGGTACTTGGCGAGCCGGAAGATACGGTCGATGTTGCCGCCGGTACCGGCGATGCGAGCCGCTATGGCCGCCGTGGACTCGGCGGTCAGCGGGTGGCCGAGCACGGTGACGTGCGAACGGCCGCTGCCGCGCGGCCTGTTGTCGCCGGTGCCGGAGATGATCTCGGCCTCCAGCTTCAGCGACTCGGCCCAACTGTGCACCGTGGCCCGCAGTTCGCCCTGGGGGGCGACGGTCGGCTCGGTGACCAGCGCGCACAGGACGAGCCTGCCACGGGAGACGACCTGTTCGATGTCCACGACATCGACGGAGTAGGCGGCGAGGGTGTCGAAGAGCCCGGCGGTGATGCCGGGACGGTCCTTGCCGAAGATCTTGACGAGGAGGGTCGGTACGTCAGAGCTCTGACCGGCGTCGGAGTTCTGGCCGGCGGGGGGCAGGGGCGATGGCGTCATGGTGATCCCACCGTATCCGCACGCCGCTCCGTCCCCGCACGCCGTCCCGCCCTGCGGACAGGGCCCCCTCGTACGGCCCCTCGTACGGCCGCCCTGGTGAAGCTCCGGCCGACGGAGTGGCGCGCTTCAGGGGCCGCGCCGTGGTGTGCCGGGCGGGGGAGGGGGGCCCTCGTGCGGAGGCGTGCGCGGTCGAGGGGCCGGTCGCGGCCCGCCCCCCGGGCCGGGCAGGGTGGGGGAGCCGTGCAGGTCCGGCGGCAGCTTCAGATACGGGTTGGTGTCGGGGTTCGGCGGCCGGTAGGAGGGCGCCGGGTCGTACGGTCCAGGAGGCCGCTCCTCCCGCGGTCGCGGTACGTCCGCGCTGCCCGGGTCCGCGAGCGGTTGTCGTACATCCACGCCGCCGGGCCCCGCGAGCGGTTGTCGTACATCCGCGCCGTCCGGGTCCGCGAGCGGTTGCGGTACGTCCGCGCCACTGGCCCCTGCGAACCGTCGCCGAACGTCCACGCCGCCGAGCCCCGCCGGCGCCGCCGCCCTTCGGCCCGCCGCCCCGAAGGCCCGGGCCAGCAGCGCGCCCAGGGCGCCCGCGCCGGCCCCCCACCCGGCGCCGAGGGCGAGGGCGAGCCCCGCGTCGCCGTGCAGCTCGACGCCCGCCCCGAACGCGTCGAAGCCCAGCACCGAGAGGGAGGCGTTCGCGGAGACTCCGGTGAGCCACACCATCAGGGGGAGCGCCACCGCGGTGGCCGCGGCCAGCGACAGCGCGCACCGCCCCGCGAAAACACCGGCGGAACGCCCGCCCACCGGCGTCCGGACCGCGGCGAGCACCCCCGCGCACAGCATCAGACAGGCCATCGCGAGGGCCAACAGCCATGCTCTGTCGTCGAGTTGGGCGAGCCGGGCCACCGTCACCGGCTCGTCGGCCCGCATGTCGAGCAGCCGGCCGAGCGGGTCCGGGAGCAGGGTGGCGAGGGTGCCCGTGGCGTGGCCGCTCCACGGCACGAAGAGGCCGAGCGGGACCGCGAGCCACGCCCCGTTGGGCGCACCGAGGAGCGCCGCGCCCGCGATCCGCCCCGGATGGGCGTCGCCGATCGCCGCGTACGCCGCCGCCGCGAAACCCGCCGCCACCGCCACCAGGGCCACCGTCACCAGCGCGGACACCGCCGGCCGTACCCCTCGGTGCAGCGCCGACCAGCCGCGCGGCAGGGGGGTGCGGCGCGAGGCGAGCAGGGCGATCGCCAGCACCGCGGTCACCCAGCAGGCCGCGCCCGTCAGCGAGCGGGGCGTGTCCACGCGGAAGCCGACCTTCGCCCCGGCGTCCGCGAGCCCGGCGAGCCGGCCCGGCAACAGGCCGCCGATGTCCCCGATGCCGGGAATGCCCGGCACTTTCGCGCCGCCCGGAACGAGGTCCGTGCCGTCGAGGGTGACCAGGTCGTGGCCGATCCGGGCGAGCCCGGCGACCACGGCGACGAACACGAGCACCAACACGGCCGCGCGGGCCGCCAGTTCGGCGCCCCGGATCCGGGTACCGGCGGCCCGCAGCGAGCGCAGGAAGAAGAACGCGAGCAGCAGCGCGCCCGCGAGGCCCACGCCGAGCGGCGCGACATCGACGGCCGTCCGTGCCTGGGCGCCGCTCAGGCCGAATGCCGAGACGTCGCCGGACGGGGTGACCGAGCCGCCCACCCCGAGCACCACCACGGCCGCCGTCATCGGACCGAGCGCCCCCGCCGCGTCCGCGCCGAGCAGATGGAGCCCGAGCGCCGCCGTGCCCGCCATCGCCACCAGCGCCCAGCTCACCGAGGCGATCGAGGTGAGCACGACATCGCCCCACCGGATCGCGCCCCGAACCTCATTGTCGTCCACGCTCATCAGGACCCCCCGATACGAGCCGACTTGCACCTTTTGGGAGCGGAGAGACCATTTTCGACCGCCGCCGGGTCATTTATGGGCGGACATCATGATCCGTACGCACTCATGGGTGCTTACTACTCTCGGGGGGTGTTTGGCCCACGTCAACGGGCGGGCGCCGAGGCCCTGTTGCACGACCGCGACGGGACTGTGCCCGGTCTGTGCACGTAATTCACAAGGCCCGGGTTTCGGATACGAGCCCGGGCCTGAAATAGTTCCCCACGATGTTCACCAACCCTAGACTCCCGGTGTCGGGAGTACGGGCCTCCGGTGCGGAGGTCTTTCGGGGGACGACAAGTGGGGCTGGAGTGCCGGAACTCGTACTGGAATTGAATGGCAGCACCTGGACGCTCGATCCGTCCAGGTCGTACACCCTCGGCCGGGACCCGCAAGGTGACCTGGTGGTCGACGACGCCAGGGTGTCGTGGCGGCATGCCACGATCAGCTGGAGCGGCCGCAGTTGGGTCATCGAGGACCACGGATCGACCAACGGCACCTATGTGCGGGGCCAGCGGATCCACCAGATGGACATCGGCCCCGGCTCCTCGGTCCACCTCGGCAACGCGACCGACGGCCCGCGGCTGAATCTCACCGGTGCCGCCGCCTGCACACCGCACGCCCCCGCCCAGCAGGCGCAGGCGACGCCCGTCCACCCGCAACCGCAGCAGACCCCGCCCCAGCAGGGCGGCTGGGCGCAGCAGCACCCCCCGCAGGCGCAACACCCCCAACAGCCGCAGGTTCCGCAGCAGCAGTGGCAACAGCAGCCGCAGCCGCAGGTCCCGCAGCAGGGCGGCGCCGCGGGCGCCCCGCCCGTCTACGGGGACCGCAGCCCGACCACGTTCCACCAGGTCGCGCTCGGCCGGGTCATGCGCATCGGCCGTGCCCTGGAGAACGAGCTGGTCGTCTCCGACCTCCAGGTCTCGCGCCACCACGCCGAGTTCCACGCGACGCCCGACGGCCGGATGGAGATCCGCGACCTCGGCTCGCACAACGGCACCTATGTCAACGGCCAGCCGATCGCCAAGGGCGGCAGCGTCCTGCTCGGCCCGCAGGACATCGTGGGCGTCGGCCACTCGACGTACCGCATCGTCGGCGACCGGCTCGAGGAGTTCGTCGACACCGGTGACGTCTCCTTCTCCGCCCGCCATCTGACCGTCACGGTCGACGGCGGCAAGGACATCCTCAAGGACGTCTCGTTCGGCGTCCCCGAGAAGTCCCTCATCGCGGTCATCGGCCCCTCGGGCTCCGGAAAGTCCACGCTCCTCAAGGCGCTCACCGGCTACCGGCCCGCCAACAAGGGCGACGTCCTCTACGACAACCGCAACCTCTACAAGCAGTTCGCCGAGCTGCGCCAGCGCATCGGTCTGGTCCCGCAGGACGACATCCTGCACAAGGAGCTGACCGTCAAGAAGGCGCTGAAGTACGCGGCCAAGCTGCGCTTCCCCGCCGACACCACCGAGAACGAGCGCCAGCAGCGCATCGACGAGGTGCTGCGCGAGCTCAAGCTGGACATCCACAAGGAGAAGAAGGTCACCTCCCTCTCCGGTGGCCAGCGCAAGCGCGTCTCGGTGGCCCTGGAGCTGCTTACCAAGCCCTCGCTGATCTTCCTCGACGAGCCCACCTCGGGCCTCGACCCGGGCATGGACCGCGACGTCATGCAGCTTCTTCGCGGCCTCGCCGACGACGGTCGCACCGTCCTGGTCGTGACCCACTCGGTGGCCGAACTCGCGATCTGCGACAAGCTGTTGGTGATGGCGCCGGGCGGCTCCGTCGCCTACTTCGGGCCGCCCGAGGAGGCGCTGAACTTCTTCGGCTACGGCACCTGGGCCGATGTCTTCTCCGCCTTCGAGAGCTACCGCGACTACGACTGGGCGGGCCGCTGGAAGGGCTCGCAGCACTACCAGATGTACGCCGCGGACATCGACGCCGTCGCCCCGCAGTCGGTGCAGATGCCGCCGGCCCAGTCGATGAAGCCGCCGAAGCCGCAGGGCTGGCTCTCCCAGCTGTGGACCCTGATGCGCCGCTACACCTCGGTGATCGCATCCGACAAGGGCTTCCTCGCCCTGTCGGTGGCGCTGCCGGCCGTGATCGGCTCGGTGAGTGTCGTCATCCCGGCGAAGTTCGGCCTCGCGCCGCCGACGCCGCCGTCCCGGTTCAACGGGGACGCCGGCACGATCATGCTGATCCTCGCGGTCGGCATGTGCTTCTCGGGCGCGGCCAACTCCGTACGAGAACTGATCAAGGAACGGGTCATCTACGAACGGGAACGGGCCACCGGCCTGTCCCGCTCGGCATACCTGATGTCCAAGATCCTGGTGCTCGGGGTGATCACCGCCTTCCAGGGCGTGATCCTGTGCGTCATCGGCTTCTCGACCCGCAAGCTGCCCGCCGAGGGCCTGGTGATGCCGCCCGCGGTCGAGATGTGCCTGGTCGTCATCGCGCTCGGCTTCACCTCGATGATGTTCGGCCTGATCATCTCCTCGCTGGTGAAGACCTCCGAGAAGACCATGCCGCTGCTCGTCATGTTCGCCATCGTCCAGGTCGTCTTCACCGGCATCCTGTTCAAGGTGTACGACTCGCCCGGCCTTGAGCAGTTCGCCTGGCTGATGCCGTCGCGCTGGGCCATCGCGGGCGTCGGCACGACGCTCGACCTGTCCCATCTGATGGGCCCGATGGACCAGAGCGACCCGACCAACCTCGACCCGCTCTGGAAGCACGACGCCGCCCAGTGGTTCACCGACATCTCGGTGCTGCTGGTCATCGGCATCGCGCTCGGCTTCGTGGTCGCGCGCCTGCTGCGCCGCCACGAGCCCGAGGTCATGCGCAAGTAGCCGGACCCGGACACGGGAGAAGGGCGGCACCCCGTGGGGGGTGCCGCCCTTCTCGCGTCCCGTACGCCAGGAAAAGGATCAGTAGGCGCTGTTCACGTTGTCCATCGAGCCGTACTTGTCGGCCGCGTAGTTGGCGGCGGCGGTGATGTTGGCGACCGGGTCGT
Protein-coding sequences here:
- the serB gene encoding phosphoserine phosphatase SerB, producing MTPSPLPPAGQNSDAGQSSDVPTLLVKIFGKDRPGITAGLFDTLAAYSVDVVDIEQVVSRGRLVLCALVTEPTVAPQGELRATVHSWAESLKLEAEIISGTGDNRPRGSGRSHVTVLGHPLTAESTAAIAARIAGTGGNIDRIFRLAKYPVTAVEFAVSGVATGTLRTALATEAAARGVDVAVVSAGLHRRAQRLVVMDVDSTLIQDEVIELFAAHAGCEAEVAEVTAAAMRGELDFEQSLHARVALLRGLDVSVVDKVRAEVRLTPGARTLIRTLKALGYQVGVVSGGFTQVTDDLKDRLGLDFASANTLEVEDGRLTGRVTGEIVDRAGKARLLRRFADEAGVPLAQTVAIGDGANDLDMLNAAGLGVAFNAKPVVREAAHTAVNVPFLDTVLYLLGITREEVEAADGLVD
- a CDS encoding streptophobe family protein, yielding MSVDDNEVRGAIRWGDVVLTSIASVSWALVAMAGTAALGLHLLGADAAGALGPMTAAVVVLGVGGSVTPSGDVSAFGLSGAQARTAVDVAPLGVGLAGALLLAFFFLRSLRAAGTRIRGAELAARAAVLVLVFVAVVAGLARIGHDLVTLDGTDLVPGGAKVPGIPGIGDIGGLLPGRLAGLADAGAKVGFRVDTPRSLTGAACWVTAVLAIALLASRRTPLPRGWSALHRGVRPAVSALVTVALVAVAAGFAAAAYAAIGDAHPGRIAGAALLGAPNGAWLAVPLGLFVPWSGHATGTLATLLPDPLGRLLDMRADEPVTVARLAQLDDRAWLLALAMACLMLCAGVLAAVRTPVGGRSAGVFAGRCALSLAAATAVALPLMVWLTGVSANASLSVLGFDAFGAGVELHGDAGLALALGAGWGAGAGALGALLARAFGAAGRRAAAPAGLGGVDVRRRFAGASGADVPQPLADPDGADVRQPLAGPGGVDVRQPLADPGSADVPRPREERPPGPYDPAPSYRPPNPDTNPYLKLPPDLHGSPTLPGPGGGPRPAPRPRTPPHEGPPPPPGTPRRGP
- a CDS encoding FHA domain-containing protein, translated to MPELVLELNGSTWTLDPSRSYTLGRDPQGDLVVDDARVSWRHATISWSGRSWVIEDHGSTNGTYVRGQRIHQMDIGPGSSVHLGNATDGPRLNLTGAAACTPHAPAQQAQATPVHPQPQQTPPQQGGWAQQHPPQAQHPQQPQVPQQQWQQQPQPQVPQQGGAAGAPPVYGDRSPTTFHQVALGRVMRIGRALENELVVSDLQVSRHHAEFHATPDGRMEIRDLGSHNGTYVNGQPIAKGGSVLLGPQDIVGVGHSTYRIVGDRLEEFVDTGDVSFSARHLTVTVDGGKDILKDVSFGVPEKSLIAVIGPSGSGKSTLLKALTGYRPANKGDVLYDNRNLYKQFAELRQRIGLVPQDDILHKELTVKKALKYAAKLRFPADTTENERQQRIDEVLRELKLDIHKEKKVTSLSGGQRKRVSVALELLTKPSLIFLDEPTSGLDPGMDRDVMQLLRGLADDGRTVLVVTHSVAELAICDKLLVMAPGGSVAYFGPPEEALNFFGYGTWADVFSAFESYRDYDWAGRWKGSQHYQMYAADIDAVAPQSVQMPPAQSMKPPKPQGWLSQLWTLMRRYTSVIASDKGFLALSVALPAVIGSVSVVIPAKFGLAPPTPPSRFNGDAGTIMLILAVGMCFSGAANSVRELIKERVIYERERATGLSRSAYLMSKILVLGVITAFQGVILCVIGFSTRKLPAEGLVMPPAVEMCLVVIALGFTSMMFGLIISSLVKTSEKTMPLLVMFAIVQVVFTGILFKVYDSPGLEQFAWLMPSRWAIAGVGTTLDLSHLMGPMDQSDPTNLDPLWKHDAAQWFTDISVLLVIGIALGFVVARLLRRHEPEVMRK